The following DNA comes from Flavisolibacter ginsenosidimutans.
TTCGTTGCCTGGAACAGCTACAGCCGGCATTGGAAAAACCGGGCCGGCTTCAAAGAAAAAATGGTGTCCCGCCGCACCCGTAATACAGGCGAGGGCCACGGGCAATATCGAACGGGGAGAGAACTCGAAGAGCAGCAATTCAATGGCGAGAAAAATGGCGGCAATGGGCGATCCAAAGATGGCGGCCATGCCCGCAGTGGCACCGGCGGCCAGCAAAATTTTTCGTTCGTAGTGAGAGATTTTTAAAAGCTGTCCAACCGTAGAACCAAAGGCGCCGCCGGTAGCAATGATGGGACCTTCCGCACCAAATGGTCCGCCGGTGCCAATGGAAATTGCGGCAGAAATTGGTTTCAAAAAAGTAATGGCCGGTTTAATCTTGCTCTTGTTGGTCAGAATTTGTTCCATTGCTTCGGGTATGCCGTGACCGCGAATGGCTTTGGAACCGTACAAGGCCATGAGGCCGACAATCACACCGCCAATGACGGGAACAACAATCACCCAAAGACCGTAGTTATTGGTGGCTGGGCTGGAAGCGGCAAAGGAAAACTGGTGATGAAAAGAAAGATTGGTGCAGAGGTTAATGAGGTAAACCAGCAACTTGGCAACGCCGGAAATAACGGCGGCAATGCCCACGGCAAGCATAGAGATATACAGGAGCCGCTTTTTATCAGAATGATTTTTTGCTTCGTTAAGAGTGGGTGCAAAGTTTTCTTCGAGTGATACAGAGATGGGAATGCCGCCTGGCGTTGCTTGGTCTTTCTTCAGCATGGTTAAAGGAAGTTTCGAAATGATCAATGGCCGCAAAGGTAAGGCCGATCGTTTTTACCCTTTGCCAAAACATGATTGTGTATGACAGTACCGTTGTTTGTGTGCCCCTTACCCTTCTTATCTTTAGCGCAAACAGCAACATGAAAACACTTTTTTCTTTTTCCTTTCTTCTTCTTTTGCTTGCGCAAAAATCAAACGCACAGGCCCCGGTTAACTGGACAAAAGACCAATTGCTCGAACCATCGGAGTTAGCAAAAACGCTGGCAACAAATAAAAACATTCCGTTGATCTATTCTGTTGGTCCCGGTGCGTTGATTCCGCATTCGGTTGTTATCGGCATGACGAACGACGAAAAAAATGTAGAAGCCTTTAAAAAGAAGTTGAACAACGTGCCGAAAGATGCAAGCATCGTTGTGTATTGCGGCTGTTGTCCGTTTGAACATTGCCCCAACGTTCGTCCTGCTATCAACGCATTAAAAGAACTTCAGTTCACCAATTATAAATTGCTTAACCTTCCGCACAACCTTAAGGCCGATTGGATTGACAAAGGGTATCCCCTTAGCAAGCAATAAATGATTCTGCTGCGCAAGACAATTGTTTTAATACTTTTTCTGTTAACAATTTTTTTATACTTGTTATTGGCTGTCGTCTGCGTCGTAGCGTGAAACCATTGCCAGCACTGCGTTTCAGCCGGTGAAGTTTTTGTTAGGCATAGGAGTTCAACAAGGAACTTGTCTCGTTGCCGCAAAAAGGCGCAACTATTTTTGTTCTGGAAATGAGGCCGAGATTTTAAAACAACGTACCCGGTTCATTTACATACTTCTCTATCGTTGCTTGCCCTTAACGATTGTTTGTGAAAGTGAAAAACTTTAAAACAAACAACATGGAAAAGCAAATGAAAACACAGACTTCAGGCATTCGTTCATCTTTCGCAAGGCTCTTTGTTGCAGCAGCATTAACCGCAAGCAGCTTTTCACTTGTGCAGGCACAGGACTCCCCGAAAAAAACCGTTGATGCGGATATAAAATACGCCGGTATTGTGGGCGACAGAATCCTCTTTCAGGTTACCTACAACAACCAAAGCGGAGAACCCTTCACAGTGGAAATTAAAGACGGACAGGGCTACCAGTTTTACGCCGCTCACTTCAAAGACAAGAGCTTTAAAAAGTACTTTGCCATTGACAAATCAGAAATTGACAAAGCGTCTATCACCTTTGTGCTGTCGGCAAAAACCGGTGAGCAAAAAGAAGTGTTCGACGTAAACACAACGGCCAAGGTGCAGGAAGAAGTAAGCGTAGTAAAGCTTTAATGACGATATTGGGATATTGAGCTATTGTGGTATTGACTACCGCGGAGTCACACGATATCTTAATATCCCAATTCCTCAATACCGAATCCCTTCCTAACATTGCCCCATGAAACCCATTCGCACAGCTCTTCTTTCTTACGGCATGTCGGGCCGTCTCTTTCACGCTCCCTTTTTGCACGTTAACCCAGGCTTTAATTTTTATGCGGTGTGGGAGCGAAGCAAAAATTTAGCGGAAGAAAAATATCCCGGGATTAAAACCTGCCGAACGATTGAGGAGCTGCTTCGCGATGACGAGGTGGAATTGGTAATTGTCAACACGCCCAATTACACGCATTTCGATTACGCCAAAAAAGCTTTGCAAGGTGGCAAACACGTCGTTGTTGAAAAGCCCTTTGTGGTGACGGTGAAAGAAGGCGAAGAACTGATTGCCCTTGCAAAAGAAAAAGGCAAAGTTCTTTCGGTTTATCAAAACCGCCGTTACGACAGCGACTACCGTGCCTTGAAAAAAGTTATCAGCGAAGGATGGCTTGGCGAGATCGTTGAAGCTGAATTTCACTTCGACCGCTATAACGAAAACCTGAGTCCGAAGGTGCACAAAGAAACGCCCGGTCCGGGCACAGGTGCTTTGTACGATCTGGGTTCGCACATCGTTGACCAGGCGCTGCAACTCTTTGGTATGCCGCAAGCCGTCTTTGGCGACATTCGTACCGTGCGGCCTGTTTCGGAAGTGGATGATTACTTTGAAGTGCTGTTGTATTATCCCTCGCTTCGCGTACGCTTGCATTCAAGCTACCTTGTTCGCGAAGCGTTGCCGGGCTATATTTTGCACGGCTCCAAAGGCAGTTTTCTAAAATCCAAAACCAACGTGCAGGAGGAAGCGCTAAACGAAAGCAAGCTTCCCGTTGGCGATGATTGGGGTCTTGAACCCGACAGCGAAAGAGGATTTCTTCATACCGAAAAAGACGGGCAGATCATTAAAGAATACATCGCTTCACCCAAAGGTGCTTACAACGATTATTTCACCGAGTTGTACAAAGCCATTCGCGAAGGTGAGCCTGCACCGGTAAGTGCTGAAGACGGATTGAACGTCGTACGCATCATTGAAGCGGCCTTTGAAAGCAGCCGCCAAAAACGCGTGATTGGACTCAAATAAAAATTGCGTTCTTAATTCATCGGTTCGCTTGCAATAAACAATTCTAACTGTTTATTAAGCCCGTTTGTCACTGACCGCTGTTCTTCTTTCTTTCCTCGTTTGCAAACGAATTGTTACGCCTCCATTCCGGCAACGTTTTCGGTAACGTTTGCGTAAATAAATCACTCAAACTCCCTTGTCAACAAAGAATATCGGCTTAGACTTGTTGAGCAGAATGCGATTCTCAGCTCATTAAAAAGCATTAATTGTAAGCAATCGTTTTACGGCTGTGTAGTTCACTGCGCGGCCCTTTTTATTCATCTGTATGAAACTACGTTTAACGATATTGTTTGTTGTTCTCGTTCTTGTGGCCGCTGCGCAACGCCCCGATTTTACCGTGCAGCAGCCTGTTTTTAAAAAAGATTCCTTCTACGTTACTAAATACGGTGCAAAGAATGATCTTACGCTGAATACAAAAAGCATTCAGCAAGCCATTGATGTCTGCAACAAGAACGGTGGCGGCGTTGTGGTTGTGCCGGCGGGCATGTGGATGACGGGCCCACTGGTGATAAAAAGCAACGTGAACCTGCATTTGCAACGCGGTGCGCTGCTGCAATTCACGGCCGATAAAAGTCAATATCCCTTGGTTGCGGGAAACTGGGAAGGACTTTCGCAGATGCGAAATCAATCGCCTTTGTCGGCAGAAAACGCCACAAACATCGCGATTACCGGTTATGGAATTATAGACGGCAATGGCGACGCCTGGCGTGCGATGAAAAAAGAAAAGGTTACCGAAACGCAATGGAAACGCCTCGTGGCTTCGGGTGGCGTGCTAAGCGAGGACAAAAAAACATGGTATCCTTCTGAGGCTTCGAGATACGGTTCAACGCTGAAGAATCCTGGTGAGATAAAGCCTGAAAAAACGAAAGAATTTTACGAAAGCATCAAAGACTTTTTGCGTCCGAATCTTTTGGTCTTTACGTCGTGTAAAAAAGTGTTGCTCGAAGGCGTTACGTTTCAAAACTCACCGGCCTGGTGCCTGCATCCGCTCATGTGCGAAGATTTAACGGTGCGCAACGTCTATGCAAAAAATCCCTGGAATGCACAAAACGGCGACGGCATTGACGTGGAAAGCTGTAAAAATGTTTTGATCGAAGGCAGCACTTTCGATGTAGGCGACGACGGCATTTGCATCAAAAGCGGTCGCGACGAAGCCGGCAGAAAA
Coding sequences within:
- a CDS encoding glycoside hydrolase family 28 protein, with translation MKLRLTILFVVLVLVAAAQRPDFTVQQPVFKKDSFYVTKYGAKNDLTLNTKSIQQAIDVCNKNGGGVVVVPAGMWMTGPLVIKSNVNLHLQRGALLQFTADKSQYPLVAGNWEGLSQMRNQSPLSAENATNIAITGYGIIDGNGDAWRAMKKEKVTETQWKRLVASGGVLSEDKKTWYPSEASRYGSTLKNPGEIKPEKTKEFYESIKDFLRPNLLVFTSCKKVLLEGVTFQNSPAWCLHPLMCEDLTVRNVYAKNPWNAQNGDGIDVESCKNVLIEGSTFDVGDDGICIKSGRDEAGRKRGLPTENLIARYNTVYHAHGGFVIGSEMSGGARNLYVDNNTFIGTDIGLRFKTTRGRGGVVENIFVTNTTMKDIVAEAILFDMYYAAQDPVVLAGEKREPPKVETLPVNEGTPQFRKFLIRNVVCNGAEKAIFVRGLPEMNIKEIEMENLVIQANKGLDMTEATGISLKNVQLTVKETDPLMNIHNSQNIKLFNIAYNKADVLLNVTGEKSKGIVLNGVDAKKAKKGVEVNYGATEAAVKVM
- a CDS encoding Gfo/Idh/MocA family oxidoreductase — protein: MKPIRTALLSYGMSGRLFHAPFLHVNPGFNFYAVWERSKNLAEEKYPGIKTCRTIEELLRDDEVELVIVNTPNYTHFDYAKKALQGGKHVVVEKPFVVTVKEGEELIALAKEKGKVLSVYQNRRYDSDYRALKKVISEGWLGEIVEAEFHFDRYNENLSPKVHKETPGPGTGALYDLGSHIVDQALQLFGMPQAVFGDIRTVRPVSEVDDYFEVLLYYPSLRVRLHSSYLVREALPGYILHGSKGSFLKSKTNVQEEALNESKLPVGDDWGLEPDSERGFLHTEKDGQIIKEYIASPKGAYNDYFTELYKAIREGEPAPVSAEDGLNVVRIIEAAFESSRQKRVIGLK
- a CDS encoding rhodanese-like domain-containing protein, encoding MKTLFSFSFLLLLLAQKSNAQAPVNWTKDQLLEPSELAKTLATNKNIPLIYSVGPGALIPHSVVIGMTNDEKNVEAFKKKLNNVPKDASIVVYCGCCPFEHCPNVRPAINALKELQFTNYKLLNLPHNLKADWIDKGYPLSKQ